A region from the Palaemon carinicauda isolate YSFRI2023 chromosome 9, ASM3689809v2, whole genome shotgun sequence genome encodes:
- the LOC137647133 gene encoding uncharacterized protein, with translation MFWKVNLIPIVIPLIGLAYGGPVHNSGGSLNSLYPHHSKSKESHSQGFAYPRGISAKKYFKCSGHGLQPSKDNCRTFYHCVDLREYGLHWMAFRFTCPEGMFFDSRANDCFWLDRQNLGHAKCTPALIAEEGIKLYLSGKLEDNAAVVVNSDMGTNSCEHIAEETSLLSTSVSGYKSDVEFLLKEMPEICHAVANVSNSLHEIKAKQFFIVPPSETIIFRNVSLEYNEDLLLIQRTVDALMGKEGILKSLNEILSLVRDFEISFRSKLSAIKKPSDSLSNAIPFLKNIEEEIKEMSEVTEHIKTCLNFSVYGYASQAVVTFFVNDHGEVQDHQNDSNKKEIEDHILGPLEGFFQYVNDTSGVIIIKTQNLQAKISEFLEDIWKSYAEFRNYRIIAVGGLRHLHDEKLQSLEEIDKTKAGMLKISDELQSKLAFLSSVPESHKRSGSFFAFDRATSIRALVNTFHDIWNIIKTREYPITHRIERLRSSEQIKNHKEQVIQMNVELKRLNERILMLEGDIPLLEEEMLRMRELEIESKKILNDSYWLVSGVIKIMSVLREIENIFTTVIREAQKDISRSRMYRFGRLHKITRLHLYMAIENLKWNWRHVSRYMITIERCGAHK, from the exons ATGTTTTGGAAAGTCAACTTAATTCCCATTGTAATACCTTTGATAGGTTTAGCTTACG GAGGTCCAGTCCATAACAGCGGTGGATCCTTGAACAGCCTCTATCCGCATCACTCGAAATCGAAGGAGAGCCACTCGCAAGGCTTTGCTTACCCAAGAGGAATATCAGCCAAGAAGTACTTTAAATGTTCCGGTCATGGTCTACAGCCATCTAAAG ATAACTGTAGGACATTTTATCATTGTGTTGATTTAAGAGAGTACGGACTGCACTGGATGGCCTTCAGGTTCACATGCCCAGAGGGTATGTTCTTCGATAGTCGAGCAAATGATTGCTTCTGGTTAGATCGGCAGAACCTGGGCCATGCAAAGTGTACTCCGGCCCTCATAGCTGAGGAAGGCATAAAACTCTATCTCAGTGGTAAACTGGAAGATAATGCAGCTGTTGTTGTCAACTCTGATATGGGAACAAACTCTTGTGAACATATTGCAGAAGAAACATCTTTACTTAGTACAAGTGTTAGCGGCTATAAAAGTGATGTTGAATTTCTCCTGAAGGAAATGCCTGAAATCTGCCATGCTGTTGCTAATGTAAGTAATTCTCTTCATGAAATCAAGGCAAAGCAGTTCTTTATCGTACCTCCATCAGAGACCATTATTTTCAGAAATGTGTCACTTGAATACAATGAGGATTTGCTCTTAATTCAGAGGACAGTTGATGCTTTAATGGGGAAAGAAGGCATACTGAAATCTTTGAATGAAATTTTATCCTTAGTTAGAGACTTTGAGATCAGCTTTAGAAGCAAACTTTCAGCAATTAAAAAACCATCTGATTCATTATCTAATGCAATCCCTTTTTTGAAGAATATAGAAGAAGAAATAAAGGAGATGAGCGAGGTAACGGAACACATCAAAACATGTTTAAATTTCTCTGTGTATGGATATGCATCACAGGCTGTGGTAACATTCTTTGTTAATGATCACGGTGAGGTCCAAGACCATCAAAATGActcgaataaaaaagaaattgaagatcATATCCTGGGTCCTTTGGAGGGATTCTTTCAATACGTGAATGATACGAGTGGAGTTATCATAATCAAGACACAAAATCTACAGGCTAAGATATCAGAGTTTTTAGAGGACATTTGGAAAAGTTACGCAGAGTTTAGGAACTATCGCATCATTGCAGTCGGAGGTCTTAGGCATTTGCATGATGAGAAATTACAGTCACTGGAAGAAATAGATAAAACCAAAGCAGGAATGTTGAAAATATCAGATGAGCTGCAGAGTAAGTTGGCCTTTTTATCATCAGTACCTGAAAGTCACAAGAGGTCTGGTTCATTTTTCGCCTTTGATCGTGCAACCAGCATTCGAGCTTTAGTTAATACCTTTCATGATATCTGGAATATCATTAAGACTCGCGAATACCCCATCACACACCGAATAGAAAGACTGCGCAGCAGTGAACAAATAAAGAATCACAAAGAGCAAGTCATTCAGATGAATGTAGAGCTAAAACGCTTGAATGAGAGAATCCTGATGCTAGAGGGAGATATCCCTTTATTGGAGGAAGAGATGCTGCGCATGCGTGAACTTGAAATCGAATCAAAAAAGATATTAAATGATTCTTACTGGCTTGTGTCTGGAGTCATAAAAATTATGTCAGTCCTTCGGGAAATCGAAAATATTTTCACAACAGTGATCAGGGAAGCACAAAAAGACATCTCAAGGTCCAGAATGTATCGCTTCGGCCGTTTACACAAGATCACAAGGCTTCACCTGTACATGGCTATTGAAAATCTCAAATGGAACTGGAGACATGTCAGTCGTTACATGATCACAATTGAAAGATGTGGTGCTCATAAGTAA